Below is a genomic region from Cotesia glomerata isolate CgM1 linkage group LG5, MPM_Cglom_v2.3, whole genome shotgun sequence.
taatattcaccttgtatatttttaatgtaatttatgaAAACTTAAGCAGtatactttaaaataatttttttttgttttttaatgtctaaatttataatcaagAATTGCCAATGGtatctaaaaataaagaaaaaaaaatcaaaggaGCATTAAGGATTAGTGTAtcgattattcaataaattgtaaataaaaataataaataaattaagagtCTCGATTCATTCCAGAAGCAAAGAGCACAGTTTGTTTTCCTCGCTTTTTCTTTTTAGTTTTTCGCGACCCAAACTCTTCATTTCCACCAGTAGTGTCAAGTAGCTCCGATTGTTTCAGCGCTTGTGCAAGAACATCACCCAAGCTCTGATTCTGGATTGTCATGTCAGTATAATCGTCCTCATTAGAAACAACAACTTTTCGTTGATAAATTTCGGATTctgaattttttgatgatCTTTGCACGTTAACAGACGGCCAATTATTGGATGTCAGGGCTTCACTTCGCAACATCTGTGCGAAAGAGGGGCCAGCTTCACACTGTGCTTCCTCCATGGAAATCTGTTGAGTTGCAATTATATCGTCCTCAAATAAACTGTGAGTTGGACTGCTAGCGATGCTTAATGCTTCTATGGACTCCAGCGgtgatgaaatatttaaactaagaaattaataacattttaaatattattaaataaaataataataataaataataaataaaaaattaataaataaaataaatcaatattaataaaataaaaattaataaaaaaattaacaacattattgatgcaataaaaaataaaaaattaacaaaaatagttATGCTTATACCTTGAAGACGTTGATTCTGGATGCCACTCTGGAAAATGTTCATGTGAACCAATCTGAACATTCGGAGTTGGATATTTTCCCATTcgtttattttcttcaacAGTGATTTTCTTCTCACGTCTTTTTTCTTCACGCTCACGGCGATGCCGACGGGTTTTTCTGCCTTCAATCTGATCGTAAAAGATACCAAGTATTTCGGATGATATTAGTGGTGTTTTCATTTCTATTTCAACGATATCGAATGAGCATGTTAGTGGCAGATGACATAGATAACGCATTCGTTTACGTAAATCTTCAGTGAAGCTTCCAGATTCTCTTTCAAGAAGCTTGCCTTCAATCAAATGTGGACTGTTTTCTAGATTGCCATATTGCATCTCTAGCATTCGAACATTCATTGCATGAAGATATACATGCTGACCATCTTCCGCTGTAAGAATGtcatttatcattataaacaaaaattaattataattaaaaaataattataaattttacaattattaaaaaaaaaaaattttaattaacataccttgataaaagtaaaaatattttgataaattttggttattttgagAATGATTAGAAACTTGGTCAACATCTTTATCATTCTCCAAAGTAAAATTACCGTCAATAGGATTTTCGTCTTGATTTTCATTCATCtttttcaagttattaatttcttgtttttgaatttcaactttttctaCTTCGATCaaacttttctttttatcatcctgtaaaataaaaataattattttttgttcaacatatttttatgtaaaccaaaatataacaatttaccTGCTTCGAAACAATTTCTTCTCTTAAGGCAAGTTCATTAAGCGCTTGTTCAATGAAACAGCATTCAGAACTCTGTGGATCGTCCATTAATTCAATTTCAAGTTGCAATTTCTCGAGTTGTATCATTTCCAAGATATCCTTAGAATCAGCTAGCAataattttgagtaaatttgATTTGATGGATGTTTAGAggcagaaaaaaatgtaactgGGTCCAAAGTTTCATTTTCACCAACTGGTATTGCCAATAAAGAGCCACGTTTACGACGCATTAAACGAAGTTTTACAGTATCACCGATGTTTACTAGATTATGAGTTACTTGAACAACACTTTTAAGATCTGACTTGTGTATAGATTCATCGCAAATTGGGCATTTGCGCCATGATTTATCGGAGAGTGAGAGATAGTGGAGAATACATGGCCAACAGTAAACATGTCCACATCGTGTCATTTTTCCTGCAGATGGATAGTGCAAGCAAATGGGACAGGAGAGATTTTCTGATGTTTGTACTTTctacaagagaaaaatttttattaaaaaaaaattattagcaagaaaataaatatataaatatatttattacaatttgcTCTATCAGGTCCCAATCCACCAAAGTATCTGGGTCAATCAGATGAATCGAATAATTCCCGCTGCAGTTCACCACAAATTGACagctataaataaaagataatattgTATAAACGATTGTGTAATaattaagagaaaattttttaattaaaacttatcTGTGAATTATTTGATAcaatatcaaattaaattattgatactaACATAcgccaaatatttttatgttgtagtaaaaattcaaattattaaaattaaattaaaaaaaaaattatttattatttttaaattaaaatattacttaCTTAGCTTGGAgaaataattctttattatatttatgtcgCTGAACAGGTGGTAACCAACGATTGctgttattataattcttcGACGACCTTCCATAGTTGCagcgattttcacgtggttcaTAGTGAAAGTTTAACAGATGATTCAAATTCTGTTTTTTACTTCCTGGGGTCATAACCGAGCCCATCTCGGCCATTTCATCATTACCTACCTATTAGATAATATATTATCAATACTTACATATACCTAcatattaagataaaaatttgaataaatgtgtaataacactgaagttagccgacgtttttaattttttttaattattaaattagaactaaaaaatatttttttaaaattgcacttacagtttatcaagttttttacaaatgtaatttttttttcattattttgttatcattttttcaataaaaaaaaaatttttttaatttttagatggctaatttaattttcataaacgtgtaatattattaatgaaaagtaatttagcagatatttaataattttacgaatttttgtaacaaattatggcaaaaaaaaattaaaaaaaaaatgaaatggaaaaattaaaaaaaattcaatttttaattcagatgactataattttttactatttattaaattagaattaaaaaatattttttaaaaattgtatttacagtttttcaagttttttacgaatgaaattttttttttaattttttttgtaacaattttttcaataaaaaaaattctaaaaatttttagatgtcggctaacttaattttcatcaagtgactgctaaattttaatataatttattaaaattataaaaacctTGGAATTCTCCTTTGCACTGCCATAATATTGTCCTTTAGGTTTTGGTCTCTTATCAAAAGCTCTTGCCTTTTGCACACTTGACTTTCTAGGTTGTTCATTTTTCGAATAATTATTTGCTCCAGTTGATTCTCGTTTCTTAGAGGTCTTTGGGAAGACTTTACCATTGGCGACATCTAcgaattaacaaataaataatttaagccATTACACAATTGTTATCAGGGTGATTACGATAAATAAAGtgatttgttaataataataataataataaattttagcaCAAGATTATTTAGCAATGCATACCTTGACTTTTTTTAGAATCAGTAGCAGCGCCCTTGTTGCCAGAGGGCGGCGTGTTGTATCTCGACTTTTTGTCCATGATAAAATATGGCCTTCAGGCCAATTAAATACGTAGTAGAATTACAAATAGAGATAAGCTCTTCTCCAAAGGGAGAAACGGTAATTAGCTGCAAACCCTTCATTGTTTCAATAAGCCATGTTCGATTGTCGAGTTACGAATTATCACGACCTTCGTcgattattttcaataacagCAAATATGCTGACACacaaaataaacttttaaataattagaaacACACAACGGATTATATCCGCTCTTATGATAGTCTTTTCACCtccttttgatttttatttatcacgttTTGTCGCCAATGACGACGATCTCACGTCGAAAATATTATCCCGTCGCTGTGACGGCGACGGATTTACTGATCTAATTTAACAACCTAAGTCAGTCAgctgtttaaaatttcactttttttttaaataaaaattctattatttagtttattattattattaaataaataaaaaacattaccTAAAACCTGAGCttgatatataaatataacaatattattttatatttataaaaacacaATTTAATAcactaaaaatataagtttactTGACTCCGGTATTAGTcctaataaaacaaatatggCTGACCTAaattgtcatttatttttgtgccataaattaaatttattactaattatttcttttaataaattttcaacttgttaaaacataaaatattctaaaaattaaatttttagaattgtaAATATACACAAAGGcactatttattaatatcaacAACTCTatgacaaatatttaattaaaagactACTAGCGCCACCTGCAAGGTGTCAGCTTTTATAAACTACGtcactgttattattattgttacaaatacaaactgttttttttacatGACATTCGAAATGTTTATTATTGcactttgtttatttttttttatttctccttCTTCTTCATTAAGTAAGTATTTATTTgacataaatttaaataaaatagttaatttaattaattaacatttttttttttattttagaatcttcagatattattattacaattttgaGTCAACCTGATGAGTATCATGTTGCTCATgctgaattattaaaaaataaaattatcaaagatGCAGAAGCTTTAGGTCAAGTAAGGAAGCttataattatgttatataaaaattaatttagtagatatttgataattttaaaaattttcttaacataaatggcaaaaaaatgacatctagaaattttaaaaaattaaaaatgcaatttttaaaaatcactttttggagcaaatttttttgttaaataaaataaaaaaattatcaagtgactgaatttaaattacattaaagttagtagttacttaattattttttattttatttttaaacaaaaaatttgttccaaaaaattatttttaaaaaattgcatttttaattttttaaaatttctacatgtcaatttttttgtgccataatttattttttaacaaaattcttaaaattatcaaatatctgctaaattaattatcatgaatttaattttatttctgttaGAAAGCACCAGAGTTTATTTTAACTCATGAAGAACAAATAGATGGATCTTGGACATTTTTTCCATTAATCCCTAAACTTTCATCAAAATTCCCAGAAGCTAAATGGTTTATTTTCTGTTTAGAAAATACTGTCATAAAATTACCAGTTCTTTTAAATGTCCTGTCAAAGTTCGAAGTTTCTGAAGTGAGTAAACTCCTAAAATTTatcctaataatttttacaactatttttttcgCCGCAGAACACTTGGATCAGTCATGTTTTATACGATGAAGAGCCAACAATAATCCATCATTTTGCAGATCacactaaaaaattcaaatatccAAATCTAGCTTCAGGTTTTGCAATGACTAGTACTCTCCTCCACAATTTGGATAAAAGACTTTCAAAGGAAGGATTACCCAACGTCGATTTTAGCATTGATGCATCTTATGAATTTTCTagttatatttataacaatGGCAAAGGGCCTCGCTTGACGCACTCCCCGGaattctgtattttttttacggaaaatTGCGCTACGTATCCAAAGGGATTTCACGCTTGTGTCAGTtgataaatgttattttaaatttattttaacaataaataataacttagaCAAATTGTAGACAAATTCTATATCGCAAGATGATATTTATGTGGCTGTCAAAACGTATGATAAAAATCATCTGGATAGAGTTCCTATAATAATGAAGACttggttaaaaaatgttaagaatTTTGGACTGTACAGTAATGTAAAAGgtatatttaattacttatattatttttatattaaatattaattttaaaaaaatttaattacagatAAAAGTCTTCCAAATGTCCATGTAGTACCTGATACCAAAGAAGGGCACTGTAAAAAAACTTATGCTATTTTAAAGCATGCAAATtatgtattgaaaaaaaatagttttaattggCTGGTAGTTGCTGATGACGATACAATTTTTaggtaatttaatttcctagtaaaaatattaatcacatgagtaatttaatttatttccggTATACATTTTATGTACATTGtgggttattattattataatttttattttacaataattttaatgaaataatatgaatttttcataacttcaagattttttccgggtctattttttccagTCTATTATTTCCGATTAGCATATTCTATAGAGGCGCATGACACCTGTGCATAGATaccagaaaaatataataatatttaataatgtaTACATCAagttaaacaataattatctaatgcaatgtaaaaagtataaaatatttctacgactaattatacaataattataaaaattactttttacaacAGTATTGCACGGCTACTGCGGGTTCTCACTTGTTATAATCCAAAGAAATCAATTGCCTTAGGAGAACGTTATGGATACCGTACTATTCGAGATACTGGGTATGATTATTTAACAGGTGGTGCAGGTTTAGTTTTGTCATCATCTCttgtagaaaaaataattaattcaccAAGTTGTAAATGTCCTACTGCGTCTACACCGGATGATATGTTTCTCTTTggaatttgtttaaataatatagaagGACAAATTATCCACTCACCATTATTTCACCAAGTatgattattgattaaaaataaatttttcctaagctctgaaaataataatttttttttttttacaggcaAGACCTTCAGATTACGCTAGAAATTACCTTGCTTTTCAGGAACCTGTGTCATTTCACAAGTTTTGGATGATTGATCCTCTTGAAGTGTATGATCAATGGTTTAGTGATGCAGATAGCACATTAGAATCAAAATGGAAACACACGGAGttgtgattatttttttttttttttttttttttttttttaaataacttcaattaagttattgacacttgcaattttattttaattaaaaaaaaaaaaaaaacaaatcaactctaataaattaataaatataatttctgaattataaatttcaagataattgtttttttttttttttttaatatttttttaattagaataaaattgcaagtatcaaataattaggccagtgtcaataactgggtcttttaccttaagtaatattgaaacttaaaataatttattatgaaattacTTAAGAGAAAACACCGTCAAgtacataattaatattatttttattgccatttttgttacaattaattatacaagtaaacatttaaatttgataGGTTGatatttctacaaaaaaatattaaaataaaaaaaaaattacaaacgtgaatgaatttttttaaatggatATGCATTATACAAATAAGTCGTGATAAATTCAGGAAATTcataagaattaattaaaccAAAAAACAGATCTGTTGCTAAAATAAGTTTCTTCTTTACATCACCATTTTTTTCAGATTCAATTAAAAGATTCTCAAGAATTTCTTTAGCAAAATAATGAACCATTTTTCTGGTAACAACTACATTATCAAAACTCTCTAATCTCGTTGAGTGTCTTATCCACTGCCAGATTTGTGACCTTGATATTTCAGCAGTAGCCGAATCTTCAACTGAACTTCGATGAATAAAGTGTCCCTTACCATTGAGCCAGttgtaaataaacaaaatagaAACACAAATATTGTGTTTCAGTCCTTCAATAGTAACCCCGCCTTTTGGAAGAGTTAACAAATCTTCTTTAGTAATTTCCTTCAAACTACAATAATTAATctgattattttcattaaacttATCACCTTTTTTCCACAGATCTTTTATTGCAGGAATAAGAGATAAATCATAAATCAAAAAACCATCAATGCCTTCTTGAATTTCCATCAATTTACTCTCCAagatattgtttaataaattctgATAGTCttcagagatatttttttgtaagtacCTAGCAATCATTCCACCAGTCGCATGAGTTCCTCTTTTATGACAAGTTTTAATTACAagctgtaaatattttttcagaaaagGTTGATtcatatttacaaatttattcctATCCGGAATAACAAATGACCCATTATTAgcaaatttagaaataattgaCGCAGCATAGTCCCAAATTCCGCAATTCAGACCAAGAGAGTGATCTTTAAGTTCGTATAAAATTCTTTCTATTTCAAAAAtggctaaaatattttcaataagcACACAGGCTTTAATTGAACCGTAAGGAAGTTCAAGTTTATTTTCGCTCCAGGAAAAAATATCATTCCAGAGTTTAGCCTCTTGATAACTCTCAATTTTAGAAAGATAAAAACAAGGTCCGCTGTTTGATTGCTGGAGTTTTTTACcattatgaaaaattagtaATGCAAAGTCAAATAATGAACCGGGAATGGATTTTCCATTGATGCTAAAATTGTCCTCCATCATATTCCAAGCTCGAGGTCTTAGCATCAAAATAGGTGCTTGAGAAACATCAGGGAGTTCTGGAACGAGATTGTGGACTGCTTTGTAAACATTATGAAGGCCGTAAATTTGATTGAACCATGTGGGACAGTGTCCATCGTCAAAATCAACCTGGATTCCTTGGACATCAGCACACATTGCTGCACTAAAGTGCTCTAAATTACTTGGGCTTACATCTCCTAAATCCAAACGGCGATTGCTCAAACGATCACTTACTGGAGCCACTTTCCAATCATCAGTAAtcggttttaaaaattttaaagattttttaagacTTGTTTGCTGGAATTTTCGTTTAAGTCTACTGCTGTAAAGATTATTGATGCCGTCTTCAAACTCGATAATTAGGTCTACTATAAATTCTACGGCTTCACGGGTTAGTAGCTGGTTGAATTCTTTTTCCAATCCTTTGGGCCAAGCACTTATAAATAcatcttttattttagaattccgaaattttgttgttgttaataatgaattattatcactgaTTTTAGTTTCTGCTTGAGAAATTAACGATAAATATTGCGCGTCCATAGTATAGTCTTATCTTGTTAgatacttaattaaattatttggcTTCTAAAAAGTATACGGAACTGTGCTTGCATGAGACTTAAAGTTATTCTACAATATATTTCAggtttaattatattcactatcttttttttttctttgttaatACAGTCAGAGTAAAGCCAAAGATCACTTGTTTCTTATCTTATTCTTGCTTTACTTTGTTTTTTATCAagcagtaaatattttttagaattctaCTAGCTAAAAATAACtcaagtttataattattatttacaaatatgaatttttttgttccattcaattaaattttacaatttaattacagaaattgataaaataaaatatttattctttatttaattaattttaaataattaaaaaaattataaaag
It encodes:
- the LOC123265434 gene encoding RING finger protein 10; protein product: MDKKSRYNTPPSGNKGAATDSKKSQDVANGKVFPKTSKKRESTGANNYSKNEQPRKSSVQKARAFDKRPKPKGQYYGSAKENSKVGNDEMAEMGSVMTPGSKKQNLNHLLNFHYEPRENRCNYGRSSKNYNNSNRWLPPVQRHKYNKELFLQANCQFVVNCSGNYSIHLIDPDTLVDWDLIEQIKVQTSENLSCPICLHYPSAGKMTRCGHVYCWPCILHYLSLSDKSWRKCPICDESIHKSDLKSVVQVTHNLVNIGDTVKLRLMRRKRGSLLAIPVGENETLDPVTFFSASKHPSNQIYSKLLLADSKDILEMIQLEKLQLEIELMDDPQSSECCFIEQALNELALREEIVSKQDDKKKSLIEVEKVEIQKQEINNLKKMNENQDENPIDGNFTLENDKDVDQVSNHSQNNQNLSKYFYFYQAEDGQHVYLHAMNVRMLEMQYGNLENSPHLIEGKLLERESGSFTEDLRKRMRYLCHLPLTCSFDIVEIEMKTPLISSEILGIFYDQIEGRKTRRHRREREEKRREKKITVEENKRMGKYPTPNVQIGSHEHFPEWHPESTSSSLNISSPLESIEALSIASSPTHSLFEDDIIATQQISMEEAQCEAGPSFAQMLRSEALTSNNWPSVNVQRSSKNSESEIYQRKVVVSNEDDYTDMTIQNQSLGDVLAQALKQSELLDTTGGNEEFGSRKTKKKKRGKQTVLFASGMNRDS
- the LOC123265443 gene encoding beta-1,3-glucosyltransferase; translated protein: MTFEMFIIALCLFFFISPSSSLKSSDIIITILSQPDEYHVAHAELLKNKIIKDAEALGQKAPEFILTHEEQIDGSWTFFPLIPKLSSKFPEAKWFIFCLENTVIKLPVLLNVLSKFEVSENTWISHVLYDEEPTIIHHFADHTKKFKYPNLASGFAMTSTLLHNLDKRLSKEGLPNVDFSIDASYEFSSYIYNNGKGPRLTHSPEFCIFFTENCATYPKGFHACTNSISQDDIYVAVKTYDKNHLDRVPIIMKTWLKNVKNFGLYSNVKDKSLPNVHVVPDTKEGHCKKTYAILKHANYVLKKNSFNWLVVADDDTIFSIARLLRVLTCYNPKKSIALGERYGYRTIRDTGYDYLTGGAGLVLSSSLVEKIINSPSCKCPTASTPDDMFLFGICLNNIEGQIIHSPLFHQARPSDYARNYLAFQEPVSFHKFWMIDPLEVYDQWFSDADSTLESKWKHTEL
- the LOC123265437 gene encoding malate synthase-like; protein product: MDAQYLSLISQAETKISDNNSLLTTTKFRNSKIKDVFISAWPKGLEKEFNQLLTREAVEFIVDLIIEFEDGINNLYSSRLKRKFQQTSLKKSLKFLKPITDDWKVAPVSDRLSNRRLDLGDVSPSNLEHFSAAMCADVQGIQVDFDDGHCPTWFNQIYGLHNVYKAVHNLVPELPDVSQAPILMLRPRAWNMMEDNFSINGKSIPGSLFDFALLIFHNGKKLQQSNSGPCFYLSKIESYQEAKLWNDIFSWSENKLELPYGSIKACVLIENILAIFEIERILYELKDHSLGLNCGIWDYAASIISKFANNGSFVIPDRNKFVNMNQPFLKKYLQLVIKTCHKRGTHATGGMIARYLQKNISEDYQNLLNNILESKLMEIQEGIDGFLIYDLSLIPAIKDLWKKGDKFNENNQINYCSLKEITKEDLLTLPKGGVTIEGLKHNICVSILFIYNWLNGKGHFIHRSSVEDSATAEISRSQIWQWIRHSTRLESFDNVVVTRKMVHYFAKEILENLLIESEKNGDVKKKLILATDLFFGLINSYEFPEFITTYLYNAYPFKKIHSRL